The proteins below are encoded in one region of Thermococcus sp. EP1:
- a CDS encoding elongation factor 1-beta, which translates to MSDFNLVGVIRVMPTDPEVNLDELEAAVKKVLEEKFEGKYGISKVDREPIAFGLVALKVYVLGKDAEGYSFDEVADAFREVENVESAEVEAVSRF; encoded by the coding sequence ATGAGCGATTTCAATTTAGTTGGAGTTATTAGGGTCATGCCTACCGACCCAGAGGTAAATCTTGACGAGCTTGAAGCAGCGGTCAAAAAAGTACTCGAGGAGAAATTTGAAGGTAAATATGGGATATCCAAGGTTGACAGGGAGCCAATAGCTTTCGGATTGGTTGCACTTAAGGTCTATGTGCTTGGAAAAGATGCTGAGGGATATTCCTTTGACGAAGTTGCAGACGCTTTTAGAGAAGTAGAGAACGTGGAAAGTGCAGAGGTTGAAGCAGTATCAAGATTTTGA
- a CDS encoding lipopolysaccharide assembly protein LapB: MEEFENALESRDCQKILEILDDYLEKIENEDELRAFLEKVETLILKCEGPEAYELAHEIAHIYAHLGELDKGMEIYKKLAEKYKEEREKYLDALYHLADAYEHFGIPEKAIKAYEELLKLEQEVGNKREEALTLAHIAINYAELGELDKAITTMKKASEMFNKLGDEKNYLISLLDLAHFYYETEDYEKSEELIARILKSPRDAEIEVNTKIVEAEVRAAQDDFKRAFSALRTALIKALEVNNEELFTIGLEAVYEFITGLFEEKMYREVYENIYDLAEAFEEVNKEYVKFFTAIGELAKLKEGSDNNYNSIYESIEVNELKELLDELKKIGTTVLNIGV, translated from the coding sequence TTAGAAAGCAGAGATTGCCAAAAAATTCTCGAAATACTTGATGATTATCTTGAAAAAATAGAAAATGAGGACGAACTTAGGGCGTTCTTAGAAAAAGTAGAAACATTAATCTTAAAGTGTGAAGGTCCTGAGGCTTATGAACTTGCACATGAAATTGCCCATATATATGCTCATTTAGGTGAATTAGATAAAGGAATGGAGATTTACAAGAAACTTGCTGAGAAATACAAGGAAGAAAGAGAGAAATACTTAGATGCCCTATATCATCTTGCAGATGCCTATGAGCATTTTGGAATTCCAGAAAAGGCCATAAAGGCGTATGAAGAACTGTTAAAGCTTGAACAAGAAGTTGGAAATAAGAGAGAAGAGGCATTAACACTAGCACATATTGCTATAAACTATGCTGAGCTTGGAGAATTAGATAAAGCAATAACCACGATGAAAAAAGCCAGTGAAATGTTCAACAAGCTCGGTGACGAGAAAAATTACTTGATAAGCTTACTGGATCTAGCTCACTTCTATTACGAAACCGAGGATTATGAAAAATCTGAGGAGCTAATCGCCAGGATCTTAAAAAGTCCCAGGGATGCTGAGATAGAAGTCAATACGAAAATCGTGGAGGCAGAGGTAAGGGCCGCCCAAGATGACTTCAAGAGAGCTTTTTCCGCATTAAGGACTGCTTTGATAAAAGCCTTGGAAGTGAATAACGAGGAACTCTTTACCATTGGGTTAGAAGCAGTTTATGAGTTTATAACCGGACTATTTGAGGAAAAGATGTACAGAGAAGTCTATGAAAACATCTACGACCTAGCTGAAGCCTTTGAAGAAGTGAATAAAGAGTATGTAAAGTTTTTCACTGCAATTGGAGAACTGGCAAAACTCAAGGAAGGTTCAGATAACAATTACAATAGCATCTATGAAAGTATTGAAGTGAATGAGCTTAAAGAACTTCTTGATGAACTCAAGAAAATAGGAACAACTGTTTTGAACATAGGAGTTTAA